In Chryseobacterium sp. C-71, the genomic window TAAAAAATTAAATCCAAAATCTGCCACAGATCTTATAAGCTTTTCAAATACTTTATGATATGATTCACTTCGCTCAACAATAAAATCGTAGTCCGAAAATAATTCATGTAAATCAAACTCATATGTATCCACAGGGAAATGTTTAATGTCATAATTTCTAATGTAAACACTTATAGCTTTTGACTCAACCGTTTGCGGCGGTCTTTGACCAGAATAGATTGAATGAAAAACATGGGCAGGTAGTTCCTCAAAAATGACGTCTGGTTTTATATTCTCAAGAATTTTGTATAACTCATGAGGATTGCATTTTCCTACTTCCATATGAAAAGACGATAGGAGTGTGATGTTAGAAGTAAAGTTCATTTTTTTTAGTATTAATAAATATTACTGACAAAAAATTAAAATTTTAACATTGTAAAATTAAATTAAAAGCTTGTAATATTTAAATAAACACTATAAAGCTTTAACTTATTGATGAAGATGATATAATAATTTCATACTATGTATATAACAATAGTAATAGCTATGATGTAATGATTATCAAACTTAAAGATTGATATGCAGATATCATGAATCAGATAACAATACCTCAAATATCTTTCTTTTAATGATAGTATTTTCGAAAACTATCAAAACATCACACAGTTCCTTATTCCTAAAAGACTTGCCAAACTCTAGAAAGGAAGAAATGATTTTTCACATCATTCTGATGCAAATTTTTCAGATGGAGTCATTTAAATATTTTGTAGGTTATTAATAGTTTATCATTTGTAAAGCATTTGCTAAAAATTTAATCAAATGTAAAACCTTCAGGATATACGATTCCAATGAATTCTGCGTGCTCATAGAAATCCATAAATATTGTGAATAGACCTTGTGCCGCAAAGTATTTATATCTGAATACTTCGGGATTATTATATTCACCCTCTTTAACAAGTGCCGGATGCAGGTCTTCCTTTAAAAAATCAACTGCAGCAATGGTGTTGAAACCTTCGTAAACAATTCTTTTTGAAACACTGTGAATAATTCCTTTTGCAGGTTTTTCATGATGATAGAAATAAACACCTCTAATGATTTTTTCAATAAACATTTCTGCTTCATTTTCCTTTAATGAAAGAAAGAAATGTGATTTTCCATATATCGTACCAGATCTAGCATTTTCTTCCAAATCTTGTATGAAACTTTGTTTTTCCTTTCTTCTCAAGCCTCGTAGAACTCTTTCTTCCAAATCTTTTTTTGCTACAGCATTTGTCTTGAAGGCTTTGATAAAGAATTGGAATTTATCATCGAGTTCCGAAAAACTGTTGTTATGTTTTTTGCAAGCAGGTACTGTCATCAGATTATTTCTGTGACCTGTCGGAAAAAAAGCTAATGGTGGCACGTGCTCCTTACTTGCCAGCTGGTCTGTCAAAGGACATCCGCACCAATAGCATATTTTAGGAAGTTTATTTTTCAATTAATTGTTAAGCTTTAAGTATTGTTAATTAAACTTAGAAATTATTAAATGAACCGCTCAATTTCCGTTTCAAGTTCTAAGATTTTATCAAAAATTTTTAAAATAGTTTTCCCCAATTCCCACAACACTCTGCACTTAGGACATTCGTTAACAGTAATGTTATTTTTTTTGATCTCCTTTGCAACTTCTCTGATCGTCTCGTCAGTATGTAATTGAATTAGAGATATCTATAGATATTAAGGAAAAAATAATCGAGATACAGATTTACTATGCAACCATTTTTAGATTCTTCAATCCAGTATCTGAATTCTCTCAGAAAATGTTCTATTTACTATTCTACTTAAATGATTTATTCTATAATTTTAAAATTACATTTTCATAACTAGAATCGAGGATGGCTTTAGGATTTTGATCTTTTCTTAGTTCGTCTTTTGCAAATTTCGCTACGCTGGTAGAGAGGTAATCTCTAAGCAGCCTGTCTGTTATATAGTTATCTCCTTTTATCACATCTGGAACGTTGCCTCCTAAAGCATTTACGAGATGATATGTCCATATTCCATTTTCTAAAGTATCGCTAGAATATGAACTTTGACCTGATTGGCAAGAAAGAAATGTAATGTAAGTCGGGTGATCAACAGAAAGTAGTATTAGTTCTTCTTCATCAATGTTAGAAATGTGACTTCTCTCGTTTTCATCTATAAAACTTTGTGCGCAAGCATCTATAAATATTAATGCATTTTTACACTTTGATTTTTGTAAAGGATCTATTAATAGTGATCTTAGTGAAACAGATGTCTCCGGGATATTACTTATATGCATGTCGTAAGTCGATAAATAATTAGTTATACCGCTATGGAAACCATGGCCTACATAATAAAAAATCAGTCTGTCATCTTTTTCCAATGAATGAAATAACGACTTTAGATTGTATTCAATTGAACTTTTAAGAGCTTCCTCATTCAAGAACATATAAATCTCCTCTTCCTCAACACCGAAATCTTCCAGTAACATCTTTTTGAACTTTAAAGAATCTGAATTTGCATATTTAACTGGAAATATGTTGTTTTTTGGATAGTAGTTTTCAATACCAATAATAATTGCGACTGTTTTTCTAAATTTTGGAATATTTAATATTGTTCGCAATGTTTCTTTGGTACCTTCTACAAGAGACTCTGAATCCTCTCTTACATATTTTTTATTTTCAAACAAAATATCATTATCAGATTTATTAGTTTGAATCATATAGATGGACCTATCTCCAATTCGTACCCAGTCATAATGTACAGAGGGAATCGGATGAAGTAAGGATATTGCTTTTTTTGTTATTTCATCAATTCTAAAATCATTGCTGATACCAACTATTTCATTGTTATTAGGGCTTATTTCTTTAACTCCAAAAATTATTGATCCACCGTTAGTATTTGCAAATGATGAAATAATCCGAGCAATTTTTTGGGGCACGAAAGGAACAGCACTTAATTCTAATTCGTTACTTCTTGCTGTAGTTAATAATTTGTCAATATTAGAACTGGAAATATTTGTATTTCCAACTGGTATTCTATTAATACCAGTTTTTTTAAGTAGTTGCCCCAAGGTTATTTGTCTTGGTGCATTATTACCGTCTTCGTACCATAATTCTGCATCAACATATTCTAAAACATCAAATTCAGAACTATAATATAAGAGTATAAAATCTTTGTCAGATGGTCTTGCCACAAGTGTTATTTCATTTCCATTTTTCGTGATGCCGCCAATAATACTTTCTGCAATGATGTAATTATTGCTCAGATCATATTCAGGAAAGGTCGAAAGATAATTAATAACATTTGTTACTGCTCTTGCTATGATATTTTTAGTATAGTTTAATAAGTCAAAATCAGGTCTTGATAAATGATAGAACTCAGAAGTTATCACGGTATTATCAGGTATTTTAATTATTTCTGTTGAATAATCACCATCTAGGATGCTAGGAAGGTCAATATCTGATGTAGTAACCATACCTAAAATTTCTGTAGGTATATTGATATTTTCTTGCTTGAAATGCTGATGTATCTCTTCCTGGGATGACCTTAATAAAAATTCTAATTTCTTATCATATCCCAGTAGGTAAAAATATCTACATAGAACTTCAGGTAGCCTTAATAACACACTATTGCTAGTCCATGGCTTTGTGACAAATAGATCTGGCCTATCAAAATGAACATTAACATTCTTGACAAAATCTATATCGGTATATTTAATTTTTAGCTCATCCGCTTGATAAATATTTAGAGTATTGATTTTATGTTCAAGACTTTCCAGTGATTCATTAATTTTGTAATCAATTGATTCGGCTTCAATCCATATTTTAAAGTGGGGAATAATAGTCTTAAGCTTGGTTATCAAATCGGAACAATTTTCTTTGTGAGAATAACTCAGTTCAAAATCACTTTCTCTTAGTATTTTTATTTTTAAGCATTCTAACAGGAACTCTAAATCCGGATGCTTTTTGTTGTCTGAATTGATAGCTAAAAATGAAAATTGATCTTGAAAAATTGATTCATTCCCATCGATGAAAAATTTAAGAGAACTACATTCAAGAAAGATATTTTTTGTCGTTAATAAATAACCTTCAGCTGCCCAATCTCCAACTTTTAAAATGTCTCCTTCACTCCAATTCCTGCATTGATCCAACAAAATTTTGTATATAGATTGAATACGTGTTATATTCTCTTTTTTCACCTTGCCATCAATGTTAAGATCAGAAGAAACCTTTCTTAATATTTCCAAATAATCATCTAGTTGTAGTTGTGTCCTAAAATTGAAAAAAGCTTTCCAATTTGTTGATAATTGCTCCCCAGAGAAAACAGGAAGGTAATTACCTGAGAGTTCAATAATATTTTCTGAATTAAGGTAAATTTCATTGGCCTTTTTTACAGTTTTCATTACATTTGGCAAGCAATCTACATTTTTAATGTACCAAGCAATGTAATTTGCGACTTCATCCCCTTTGGTTCTTCCATCTCTTCCCCTATCGCCCCAATACGCTATAGAAGATGTGTTCAAGTCATCTAAGCTTATGTTTTTAATAACGTCGTCCCAAAACATTTTTGCAAATTTGAAATCTGAAGATTGTGAGAGGAAGCTTAGTACTATTAAATTTGAGTACTGATCTGCATTAAATCTTGTCAGCCATGGCTTAAAATACTTATCTTCATCAACGAAAAACTCGTTTTTTAAGTCATGATTATTTACTAATGCAATCCTGCTTTCATCATTATAAATTACTGGCACAATCCCCTCCATCACACCCATCATTTTAAAGAAGCGTTTCCATTCGTTTTTATCTGATTTTTCTAACAGGTATTTTTCGCTTATAAAAATGTCGTCGCTTATTTCATTTTCTAATTTTAGTCGCGGTTCAAAAGAATCTGAAAAATAACAGCAGTGTGCTGGCAATAGGGTTTCTTTAGTGGTCAATATTTTTAATTCAGATAGGGCACCTAATTCTTCCCTCCCAATATCACTTTTTAAGTAGAGGCTATAGATGGTCGATATTGTATCGAATGTGTTTTCTGTAGTGCCATAAGTAGAAGCGTTAGCGATTATTGTTTTTCTAAGGTATGAAAGGTCTGTTTTCTCTATTACCCCTAGATTTTCTAACCAATTTCTTGTATCAGGGTTTTGCAGTAAAAAAGATTGAATGTCAGAATGAAGAAAAGAAATCTCACTATCTGGATCATTCCAAGTCTCATCGTCAGGCGTGGGAAAGTAAATATTATTTGGACGCTGTAATTTTCCTTTGTGATCTAGTATAAATGACCAATCCCTTATTATGTTTTCAGTAATGTTCTTTTGTTTTTCAATTTCACATTCTTGCTTTAAAAATTGAATTAACTGAATGTTGCTTGTGGAATAATGACTTTTTAAAAATAAATTAGACTCTAATAATTTAGGTAGATCCGCCCAATCAAAAATGCTTACCCCAACATTTTTAAAAGTATTACTGTATATAGTGTGTGGTAGAAACGGATGTGAATGTATTCGTTTGCTGCTGTTTTTATCAATTATGTATTCACGTGCAGTATTTTCTGTAATAAAAGTATTTTTTGCAATCAAAGTAAAATCAATAATTGCTTGATTGATCCTAAGCAGCTCCTGCTGGTTTGATAAAATAAATGGTATCGATTCGAGCGCATTTGCTACCCCTTTGCTATACTGTGTGCCTAAAACATTGCTAATGATGGATTTGGTTGGTACCAGTTCGTAAGCGCTTTGTCCATATTGCCCTGTTATTAATTCTGAAACCCATTTCAATAATTCAGCAGGAATATTATTGAATAGCCATTGGTTCCATTTTGAATCTTCATGCAATGTTTCCCTATTTGCACTCATTACAAAGCTGCTATTAACTAAAACGGGAACGGCATATTTTCTTTCTTCAGTAGGAAGGTAAGAATAAAGAAGCCTTTCATCAATATCAAGTTTTTGAATACTGTCCTGATATATTTTTGCGGCAAACGTCAATTCTGTATCGGTTGCATTCAAAAGTTTATCTGGGATATTCTTTTCTTCCTTTAGCTTCGATCTTATTTCAGCCGGAACTTGTAACCTTATGGTTCTCAATATCCAAGAGAATTTAGAATGTCCGTTTTGCTTAATGTCGACTGTTCCGTCTTGCTCCCTATGAAGAGTAATAAGATTTGATGTTCCTAAATTAAAATCCAATTCTTGTATGTTTTTTAGAAATAAAAACATATTTACGTTTGCAGATAGTTCGTCCAATGCTTTTTTTACATCGTCTTTGCCTTTTGATAATAATATAATTGTTGCCACAGTAAATTCCCCCTCATTTATGAAGTCAATTATTCTTTCATCAACATTTTCATTGCTTGTGTATATAGGTATAATTTGCCACGGAAAAGAAAATAGCCGGTCATTTTCTAATTCCCAATTATGCTGATCAGTTCCCCATTTAGTATTCCACTCAAAAGGATAACCTGCGTCAAATCTGAAAAACTCCTTATCTGAATAAATCAGCACTTTTTCTGATTGTCCAAAAACAGCTTTAAAACCTATTCCCTTATAACCGGTTTTTTCAACAGATTTTTTTTTGGTTCCGTCACTGACACCGCAGATCCCCCTTAGGTCCCTATTGTCAAAAGGCTTACCGGTATGTCCAACCACTAGGAAGTCGTTAAAAAGTCTTATCCCGACCCTTACAGGAATATTTGAAATTACTGAGTCATCGGCATTTTGAAGCAGCTCGTAGACAAACCTTTTTGAATCAGTATATAAATCAACGGATAAAGATTTTAATGATTCTGCTTGATTTATGGCATGCTCTGGCTCAGCATAACCTGTATTCTTTTTGAAAATATCCTGAATGTCGCTTTTAAGGCTCATGTTAGTTTTTTTATTTATCTAATTGGTTAACTATAATAATATCAACGTTGCAAACCCTTTCATTTATTTTTTAAAATTATTCTAAATTGAGCTGATCCATCCGGTATTTCATTAATGTCATAATATTCATCTTCCCCTTTTGTCTTTGCATCATCATAAAATATTCGCCGATATCCGTAAGTTTCTATATCTTCCTTTTTAAACGATTGGATACCAGGCGAAAATTCTGATTGACAACAAAATAATTTCCTAATTGAATCAATATGATTAGGAAAGACATATTCAAAATAAAATTGCTGGGATTTTGTAAGGGTATTGGATCTTATATCAGATATTATATTTGTCTCGACAATTCCAAGGCCGAGTTCGTTTATACTTGGAATACCTATGCAGTCTAATCTTGTTGGATTGGCTGACAATGGCCTCAGTGATTCGCCACAGTACAAGAGATAAAATGTTTTGCTCCCAAACTTTTTTTCATGCAATAAGAGTTTGTCCCATTGCTGAAAAGCTTCTTTTCTATTGAATTTAAGGTCTTTAAAAGCACCATTGAACGCCATTACTTTTGCTTGCAGTGCATACCAGTTATATGTTCCTGCATCATTTTGAATAAATAGGTCAATGTCATTACCATACACACTTTCCACTGTCCAAGGCAATTTATAAATTTCAATGGAATTGTCTCCGCTTGCATTTGAGTATTCTACTAAACTAAGTATAAGAAGATCGGTCAAGCCTATCTCTGAAAAACTTAAGCGATATTTAAATACCCTGGAAAGATGATTATACACTGTATATGAAAAGTGACGGATATTATTGCAATGTGACATAATGTTTTAATTGGCTACGGTTTAATTTTTTTAAGCAGTTTTAAATTTGGGCTGTACTAAAAATGCCTAATTTTTTAAGGCATCCTCTTTTGTCTGGATTTTAGCCTAAACCTTTAGTATTCTTTTCCCAGTTTTAATAAAGTCGTCATATTTTTGGGCAAGTTCATTTTCAACAGAGGATATCTTTTTCCAAGCATCATCAAATCTCTCACGGTCATTATGAGCCCATTCTCTTGGAATTGATAGGTATCCTGGAGTTCCAAGGACACCACTGACCGTATTTGCCGTAACAGAATGCAGTTTTTCTATTGTTTGGATTAGCTGTGCTTTTTTATCTTCTAAAACTGGATTTAGGAACTCAAAGTAGGACTTTCTATTTTCATCAGTTAAATCCAGTATATTGAATAGGCTCTCACCATAAAAAGAATTGCTTGATAATATATTCTGTTTCACATTCATAATCATATCATCAGTAAGTAATTCATCCCTAATCTTTAGGTATAAATAAGAATCCAATGTAATTGTATCATCGTCATACCTGAATTTTCTATTTCGTTTTATAGTGAAGTATACCCAGCAGATTAGTAAAATAGTTATTATGACTAATATTAATATCCAGAGTTTAATAGGATAATTCCAAAATTTAATGAATGCTTCTGCAAAGGAAATATTTTGAGTGTAGGATTCAATTTTATTATATGCCAAAGTGATTACAAATATAATCCCTACGGAAATAACCTTGCTCCAAACTGGGTCTTTCCAAATATTTGTTAAGTTTTTTATCATTTACTAAATTTTGCTGTGAAATGCCATACGAATCTCAAATGTACAAAATACAATTGTGCATACTTTACGGATTTCCATAAATAGCAAAGCTACCTATGCGTGGCCAACTAATAATCAGTATTTTTACTGAAATATCCATAGTAATTATCTTATTATTAAAATTATCCAATAAATTAAATTAGTGGGGAGAATATTTTAATGGGCTTTTCAACGAATTGATTGCTTCGTGAGATAAAGGATGATCCGACTAATGTGTGTGCAGCAATTTTAAGGGCGTGAGAACATCATTGAGCAACTTCAGTATTGTCTTCCAGTAAGAGGCTTTCGTCCAGTATTATTTGAACCAAATTTTTGACATCATTTTTGCAATTATAATCGAGACCAAATTTTCGATTATGGCAAAATATATTTTCGATACCACCCCTGAGCGCTCAAAGCTGATGTCTAAAATCAGGGGCAAGGACACCCAGCCGGAAATTATTTTTAGGAAAGCATTGTGGGCGGCTGGCATCCGCTACCGTATTAATGTTTCGAAGCTTCCAGGAAAACCAGATATAGTTTTTCGTAAATATAAGCTTGTCGTGTTCATTGACGGAGACTTTTGGCATGGCTACAAGTGGGAAGAGAAAAAGCTCCGTATCAAGTCAAATGCTGACTACTGGATAAAAAAAATCGAACGGAACATGGAAAGGGACCTTGAAAATACTGCTGTCTTACAAGAGATGGGCTATACCGTTTTGAGGTTTTGGGAGCACCAAGTAAAGAAAGACCTGCACGCTTGTATTTTCACAGTGAGGTCTTTTATTGAAAGTTCTTCCTAATAATTATATTAATTTTTCGAACACTTCGTCCCTAATGTCGCATACATAGCTGCCCTTGGCATTTCCTTTAGTATCGTCGACTCTTTGCTGGTAAGAATGGAGCGGGCGAGAGGAGAGGTAATTGTTGAATTCAGGAAACCCGCTTTTCCAGACCCCGTTCAAAGGCTGAGCCTTAATCTCGCTCCAATCCGTCTTGTATCTTACTGCAATCCAATTTACCCAATAGTAGATTGTTATTTCGGGATACTTCTCCTGATACCTTAATTTGTCCTTCTCATTGAACACCACTACATAAGTTGGGTCTATGCCAAATAATTTCTGTGCCCTGAAAAAAGGTGTCGCCT contains:
- a CDS encoding HNH endonuclease; translation: MKNKLPKICYWCGCPLTDQLASKEHVPPLAFFPTGHRNNLMTVPACKKHNNSFSELDDKFQFFIKAFKTNAVAKKDLEERVLRGLRRKEKQSFIQDLEENARSGTIYGKSHFFLSLKENEAEMFIEKIIRGVYFYHHEKPAKGIIHSVSKRIVYEGFNTIAAVDFLKEDLHPALVKEGEYNNPEVFRYKYFAAQGLFTIFMDFYEHAEFIGIVYPEGFTFD
- a CDS encoding sacsin N-terminal ATP-binding-like domain-containing protein, which translates into the protein MSLKSDIQDIFKKNTGYAEPEHAINQAESLKSLSVDLYTDSKRFVYELLQNADDSVISNIPVRVGIRLFNDFLVVGHTGKPFDNRDLRGICGVSDGTKKKSVEKTGYKGIGFKAVFGQSEKVLIYSDKEFFRFDAGYPFEWNTKWGTDQHNWELENDRLFSFPWQIIPIYTSNENVDERIIDFINEGEFTVATIILLSKGKDDVKKALDELSANVNMFLFLKNIQELDFNLGTSNLITLHREQDGTVDIKQNGHSKFSWILRTIRLQVPAEIRSKLKEEKNIPDKLLNATDTELTFAAKIYQDSIQKLDIDERLLYSYLPTEERKYAVPVLVNSSFVMSANRETLHEDSKWNQWLFNNIPAELLKWVSELITGQYGQSAYELVPTKSIISNVLGTQYSKGVANALESIPFILSNQQELLRINQAIIDFTLIAKNTFITENTAREYIIDKNSSKRIHSHPFLPHTIYSNTFKNVGVSIFDWADLPKLLESNLFLKSHYSTSNIQLIQFLKQECEIEKQKNITENIIRDWSFILDHKGKLQRPNNIYFPTPDDETWNDPDSEISFLHSDIQSFLLQNPDTRNWLENLGVIEKTDLSYLRKTIIANASTYGTTENTFDTISTIYSLYLKSDIGREELGALSELKILTTKETLLPAHCCYFSDSFEPRLKLENEISDDIFISEKYLLEKSDKNEWKRFFKMMGVMEGIVPVIYNDESRIALVNNHDLKNEFFVDEDKYFKPWLTRFNADQYSNLIVLSFLSQSSDFKFAKMFWDDVIKNISLDDLNTSSIAYWGDRGRDGRTKGDEVANYIAWYIKNVDCLPNVMKTVKKANEIYLNSENIIELSGNYLPVFSGEQLSTNWKAFFNFRTQLQLDDYLEILRKVSSDLNIDGKVKKENITRIQSIYKILLDQCRNWSEGDILKVGDWAAEGYLLTTKNIFLECSSLKFFIDGNESIFQDQFSFLAINSDNKKHPDLEFLLECLKIKILRESDFELSYSHKENCSDLITKLKTIIPHFKIWIEAESIDYKINESLESLEHKINTLNIYQADELKIKYTDIDFVKNVNVHFDRPDLFVTKPWTSNSVLLRLPEVLCRYFYLLGYDKKLEFLLRSSQEEIHQHFKQENINIPTEILGMVTTSDIDLPSILDGDYSTEIIKIPDNTVITSEFYHLSRPDFDLLNYTKNIIARAVTNVINYLSTFPEYDLSNNYIIAESIIGGITKNGNEITLVARPSDKDFILLYYSSEFDVLEYVDAELWYEDGNNAPRQITLGQLLKKTGINRIPVGNTNISSSNIDKLLTTARSNELELSAVPFVPQKIARIISSFANTNGGSIIFGVKEISPNNNEIVGISNDFRIDEITKKAISLLHPIPSVHYDWVRIGDRSIYMIQTNKSDNDILFENKKYVREDSESLVEGTKETLRTILNIPKFRKTVAIIIGIENYYPKNNIFPVKYANSDSLKFKKMLLEDFGVEEEEIYMFLNEEALKSSIEYNLKSLFHSLEKDDRLIFYYVGHGFHSGITNYLSTYDMHISNIPETSVSLRSLLIDPLQKSKCKNALIFIDACAQSFIDENERSHISNIDEEELILLSVDHPTYITFLSCQSGQSSYSSDTLENGIWTYHLVNALGGNVPDVIKGDNYITDRLLRDYLSTSVAKFAKDELRKDQNPKAILDSSYENVILKL
- a CDS encoding very short patch repair endonuclease, with amino-acid sequence MAKYIFDTTPERSKLMSKIRGKDTQPEIIFRKALWAAGIRYRINVSKLPGKPDIVFRKYKLVVFIDGDFWHGYKWEEKKLRIKSNADYWIKKIERNMERDLENTAVLQEMGYTVLRFWEHQVKKDLHACIFTVRSFIESSS